The segment GACCAAAAAGGAGAAGGTGGCGCTGATCGGCGACGATTGCCGCGAAGGGCTGACGGCGGTGCTTTCGGTCAAGGTTCCCGACCCGAAATTCTCCTCGCAGACCAAGGACAAACTGGTCTCGTCCGAAGTCCGCCCGGTTGTGGAAGGGCTCGTCAACGAGGCGCTCGGCACCTGGCTCGAAGAGCACCCGACCGAGGGCAAGGTGGTCATCGACAAGGTCATCCAGGCGGCAGCGGCGCGCGAAGCCGCGCGCAAGGCGCGCGACATCACCCGCAAGAGCTCGCTCGGCGTCACTTCGCTGCCCGGCAAGCTGGCCGACTGCCAGGAGCGCGACCCGGCGAAGTCCGAAATCTTCATCGTCGAGGGCGACAGCGCCGGCGGATCGGCCAAGGGCGGCCGTTCGCGCCAGAACCAGGCCATTCTTCCGCTGCGCGGCAAGATCCTGAATGTCGAGCGGGCCCGGTTCGACCGTATGCTCGGCTCCGACATGATCGGCACGCTGATCACCGCGCTCGGCACCTCGATCGGCAAGGACGAGTTCAACGCAGATAAATTGCGCTACCACAAGATTATCCTGATGACCGACGCCGACGTCGACGGCGCCCACATCCGCACCTTGCTGCTGACCTTCTTCTTCCGGCAGATGCCGGAGCTGATCGAACGCGGCCATCTCTACATCGCCCAGCCGCCGCTCTACAAAGTGACGCGCGGCAAGAGCTCGCAATACATCAAGGACGAAAGCGCCTTCGAGGAATTCCTGATCGGCTCAGGGCTGGAAGAGGCGTCGCTTGCGCTCAGCACCGGCGAGGTGCGGGCCGGACAGGACCTGCGCAGCGCCATCGACGATGCGCTGGCGGTGCGCCAGCTCATCAACGGGCTGCACACCCGCTATAACAGAGGCGTGGTCGAGCAGGCGGCGATCGCCGGCGCGCTCAATCCGGACGTCTTCGCCGATCTCGGCCGGGCCAACGCCATGGCCGAGCGTGTCGCCCGGCGCCTCGACATCATCGCCGAGGACACCGAACGCGGCTGGACCGGCCGCATGTCGACCTCAAACGAAGGGGTCGGCGGCTATGTGTTCGAGCGCACGGTGCGCAGCGTCAAGGAGTTCGCGCATCTCGATCTCGCGCTGATCAATTCGGCCGACGCCCGCCAACTCGACCGCTATGCGCCGCGTCTCGCAGAAGTCTATGGCGAGCCGCCGGTGCTGCGCCGCAGGGATGTATCCGAAACCATCTCGGGACCACTGGCGCTGCTCAATGCCGTGTTTGCCACCGGCCGCAAGGGCCTGACCATGCAGCGCTACAAGGGCCTCGGCGAGATGAATGCCGAGCAACTCTGGGAGACCACGCTCGACCCGAATGTGCGCTCGCTGCTGCAGGTCAAGGTCACTGACGCCACCGATGCGGACAGTCTGTTCTCGCGGCTGATGGGCGACGAGGTCGAGCCCAGGCGCGAGTTCATCCAGGACAATGCGCTGTCGGTGGCCAATCTGGACATCTAGAGCCCAAGCAGCTGCTCAGCTTCGGACACTTAAGATATTGGTAGGCCCAGGCCCACCAACGATCCCTGCTGCGTCGCAACAAAAGGATCATAAGGGCCGGTCGGAACGGAAGAGCATCCAAGGCATTGTAACCGATCACAATCGCCGCAGGAGGCACTCATGGGACGTGGCATTTTGCTCTGGCTTCTCGGAGTCCCGATTCCGATCATTATTCTCATCATGCTTTTCGCACGTTAGGGGGCTGACATGAAGTCAACCCTAACGGCTGTCGACGTTTCCGCACCCACGGAATCCTCCTCTACCGCTGTCAGCTGGGGGCCAATCGTGGCCGGCGCCTTTGCTGCCTCGACGCTAACATTGATCCTGATGCTGCTCGGCTCCGGGCTCGGGCTGACGATGGTTTCGCCGTGGTCTGGCTTGAGCACCTCAGTCACAACTTTCGCGGCCTCCACGGCTGCGTGGCTGATCATCGTGCAGTGGCTGTCGTCGGGCGTCGGCGGTTATCTTGCCGGGCGCCTACGCACCAAATGGGTCGGCGTCCACACCGATGAGGTCTTTTTCCGCGATACCGCACACGGCTTCCTCGCCTGGGCGCTTGCAACGTTGCTCGTCGCCGGTGTGCTCGGCTCGGCGCTTTCGGCAGCTGTCGGAACCGGCGTCCAGGCCGCTTCGACAATCGCGTCGGGCGCGGCAATGGGCGCTTCGGCAGGTGCTACTGCAAACGCCGGAGGCGCCGCGACCGACAACGCAACGTCGTACTTCGTCGATGCATTGTTCCGCCCGGCCGATGCGGCCAGGGTTGCTGCCGCCAGCCCGGAGAACGATGCGGCGGCGACGGCGCAGGCCTCGCGCATTTTGATCGCGAGCGCAGCAGCAGGCGAAGTCTCAGGCGACGACAGGACCTACCTGTCGCAGTTGGTAGCCGCCCGCACCGGACTGTCAGAACCCGATGCCAGGGCCCGTGTCGATGCCGTGCTTGCCAGGGTCGAAGAGGCGAAGGTCCAGGCCCAGCAGGCCGCCGATACCGCCAGGAAAGCCGGTGCCACCTTCGCGCTGCTTGGCGCGCTGTCGCTGGTGGTCGGCGCTTTCATTGCAAGCGCCGCGGCAGCGCTTGGCGGCAGGCAGCGCGACGACGAGGAGGAGGTCTTCCTAACCAACCGTTGAATCGGTGCTTGAGGGGTTCTATCGATGCCGCCCCGGCATCGACCGGTTGTTTCGACGCCGTAATCGCCATGGACTGCACGCCGGTTCGCCGAACGAGCAGGCCCTATCTTCTGGCAGGAGTCGTCGGCGCCGCCTGGCTTGGCTCCAGTTTGCGGCCGAGATCGACGGCGTCACGCAGCACGCCGATATGCGAGCGCGGCGTGCCGGCGGTTGCCGCGACCTCGACGCCGGTCGCCTTCAGCGACCAGTAGAGCCTGTGGGTGAAGATGCGGCCAAGCGAACCGCGCAGCTCGACCTGAATGTTCTCCACACCTGGGCCGAAATTTTCCGCCACCGGTCCTGAGATCGGGTCCCCGGTCAGCCAGCCATTGCCCCTGTCGAAGATGTTGGTCCAGCGCGTCGCGGCAAACACCGCACCGTGATGCACCGCCCGCTGCGGCTTGCCCGAACGGCCGCGCCCTTCCTGATAGAGGACGGTCCCACCGGCCGCCGTGTCGGCGATCGGCGGACATGCCGAGAACAGCCGCTCAGCAATGCCGCGCCTGAATTCGGCGAGATCGTAGGTCACCAGAAATTCGCTGTGGGTCAGCGGACTGCCGAGCGTGACGAAATCGCTGATCTTCCAAGGCAATGGATGATCGGCGTGGCTGGCGCGGAGGTGGCGGTAGAGCTCCCATTGGGCGCGCCGGAATCCGGAAAAATCATCCAATTTGTCGGGCCACGCAGAACCATCTGACTTGAGCGTAGCCTTGTCGATGGCGCGGATCGCTTTCAGTCTCGCCTTGTCGCGGAGGGCTTCCAGATTTCGGGGCCTGAAATCGGCCCACAATATCTGCAGCAGATCATAGGCGATAATCGATCCCAGGCTGTGCGAGACCAGCACGATGCGGTCGTAGCCATCGTCCATCATGAGGCGCCTCAACAGCGTCAGGCCACGGTCGCGGACAAGCGCGCGCTTCTCGACCGTTGCCGCTTCAGCCCGCACATAGGCGGCCACATCACCGAAATAAGGAAGACCGAAGCGGTCCACCGACCAGACGACGAACGAGGCCAGGATCGTGACGAGCATGCCCGTGGTCCAGGAAATATGCCCTTGCATGGCCGACGTCGCGAGCACGAACGCCGCGCCCAAGACTGCTATGACGGCCAGAAGCGTGACAACATAGAGCCCGCGGGCGTCGCGCGGAATGTCGGCGGGCTTGCGCCAGAGCAGATTTGTCACCCAGGCCGCAAGCCGGCCCCGCGTCGTGCCTTGCGTGATGTCGGCCCAGTAAAGCTCGTAGAAATCAGTGCGGCGGCCATCGACATCGTAAGGGGTGGTGATCCGGCGAAGCTCGTGCGAATTCGTCCGGCTGTCAGGCGTGATCCAGCTCCGGTTGATCTTCTCGCCGCCGGGGTTGGCCGGATCGGCGACCTGGGCATAAAACGGCGCGCGGGCGGGATCGTGACTCCAAACAGCCTGAACAAATCCCCGCAGCGTGTCCATCGGCCGTTGTTCGCCCATGCCATGCACGATGACCACTGCCTGGCTGAGCTTGCGCGACGCCTTTCCGGGGGCCGGCAGGCTGGCCGTCGCGGGCGAGCTGGTCTTGGTCGGCGAAGCGACAGGATGAGGGCCGGACACAGTGCCTCCATTTGTGACAAATCCCGTCCGTCGGAACAGAACTTGCCCATCGTAGTGCTGAATCCACGCAGGCCGAGCACTGGGACATCAGTTTCATCGCGGAATATCCCAGCCCGGCAGCTTTTGCCGAAATGCTGCGCGACCCGTTTATCGCGCCGCCATG is part of the Mesorhizobium sp. L-2-11 genome and harbors:
- the gyrB gene encoding DNA topoisomerase (ATP-hydrolyzing) subunit B, encoding MSDQIDNANGAEAEYGADSIKVLKGLDAVRKRPGMYIGDTDDGSGLHHMVYEVVDNAIDEALAGHADLVTVTLNPDGSVTVIDNGRGIPTDIHTGEGISAAEVIMTQLHAGGKFDQNSYKVSGGLHGVGVSVVNALSAWLKLKIRRNGQIYEMSFSHGNADGPLRVTGSYEQRKVAGTYEGRSGSEITFFPSTETFTMVEFDFGTLEHRLRELAFLNSGVRIILTDARHADVVRHELHYDGGLEEFVRYLDRVKKPLIDKPIAIKAERDGITVEVAMWWNDSYHENVLAFTNNIPQRDGGTHLAGFRGALTRQITGYGESTGLTKKEKVALIGDDCREGLTAVLSVKVPDPKFSSQTKDKLVSSEVRPVVEGLVNEALGTWLEEHPTEGKVVIDKVIQAAAAREAARKARDITRKSSLGVTSLPGKLADCQERDPAKSEIFIVEGDSAGGSAKGGRSRQNQAILPLRGKILNVERARFDRMLGSDMIGTLITALGTSIGKDEFNADKLRYHKIILMTDADVDGAHIRTLLLTFFFRQMPELIERGHLYIAQPPLYKVTRGKSSQYIKDESAFEEFLIGSGLEEASLALSTGEVRAGQDLRSAIDDALAVRQLINGLHTRYNRGVVEQAAIAGALNPDVFADLGRANAMAERVARRLDIIAEDTERGWTGRMSTSNEGVGGYVFERTVRSVKEFAHLDLALINSADARQLDRYAPRLAEVYGEPPVLRRRDVSETISGPLALLNAVFATGRKGLTMQRYKGLGEMNAEQLWETTLDPNVRSLLQVKVTDATDADSLFSRLMGDEVEPRREFIQDNALSVANLDI